The following coding sequences are from one Acidimicrobiales bacterium window:
- a CDS encoding HAD-IIIA family hydrolase, which produces MTRAAFLDRDGLVTALVPDPQSGLPESPNHLSELRLLPGAAAAINALHEGGYLVVCVTNQPSAAKEKTTAGELLAIQAQVEARLAPDGAFFDDTEICLHHPEGSDPALTVTCACRKPAPGMLLAAAARLGIDLAASWMVGDSDTDVLAGQRAGCRTLLVEHAASAHRRSSSAAPDGRVEDLAAAVRVLLAVRDG; this is translated from the coding sequence GTGACACGGGCGGCCTTCCTCGACCGCGACGGCCTCGTGACCGCGCTCGTGCCCGACCCGCAGAGCGGCCTGCCCGAGAGCCCGAACCACCTGAGCGAGCTCCGCCTGCTCCCGGGCGCCGCAGCGGCGATCAACGCCCTGCACGAGGGGGGCTACCTCGTGGTCTGTGTCACCAACCAGCCGTCGGCCGCGAAGGAGAAGACCACCGCCGGGGAGCTCCTCGCCATCCAGGCGCAGGTGGAGGCGCGCCTCGCGCCAGACGGAGCCTTCTTCGACGACACCGAGATCTGCCTCCATCATCCCGAGGGGAGCGACCCCGCCCTGACCGTCACCTGTGCATGCCGCAAGCCTGCCCCCGGAATGCTCCTGGCCGCGGCGGCCCGGCTCGGCATCGACCTCGCCGCCTCGTGGATGGTCGGGGACAGCGACACCGACGTGCTCGCCGGCCAACGGGCGGGCTGTCGGACGCTGCTCGTCGAGCACGCGGCGAGCGCCCACCGGAGGAGCAGTTCGGCGGCTCCCGACGGCCGCGTCGAGGACCTCGCGGCCGCCGTTCGGGTCCTCCTCGCCGTGAGGGACGGCTGA
- a CDS encoding transaldolase translates to MLEQLRTRIFADGANLESILSLTEDPRIQGFTTNPTLMRQAGISDYEAFAHDVLERVTSLPISFEVFADDLAEIRRQALTMSAWAENVYVKIPVTTTAGEPLTDLVHELSSDGVKVNVTAMFTLDQVAAITKAVADGAPSYLSVFAGRIADAGTDPIPLMREAIGIMADAPGAECIWASPREVLNLIQADSVGCHIITMTPDLLKKLDGLGKDLTQFSLETVQMFFRDAATAGYKL, encoded by the coding sequence ATGCTTGAGCAACTTCGCACGCGGATCTTCGCCGACGGGGCGAACCTGGAGTCGATCCTCAGCCTCACCGAGGACCCGCGGATCCAGGGCTTCACCACCAACCCGACCCTCATGCGCCAGGCCGGCATCTCGGACTACGAGGCCTTCGCCCACGACGTCCTCGAGCGCGTCACCTCGCTCCCGATCTCCTTCGAGGTCTTCGCCGACGACCTCGCCGAGATCCGCCGCCAGGCGCTCACCATGAGCGCGTGGGCGGAGAACGTCTACGTGAAGATCCCCGTCACGACCACGGCCGGCGAGCCGCTCACCGACCTCGTCCACGAGCTGTCGAGCGACGGCGTGAAGGTGAACGTCACGGCGATGTTCACCCTCGACCAGGTCGCCGCGATCACCAAGGCGGTCGCGGACGGCGCCCCCTCGTACCTCTCGGTCTTCGCCGGGCGCATCGCAGACGCGGGAACCGACCCGATCCCCCTCATGCGTGAGGCGATCGGCATCATGGCCGACGCGCCCGGTGCCGAGTGCATCTGGGCCTCGCCGCGTGAGGTGCTCAACCTCATCCAGGCGGACAGCGTCGGCTGCCACATCATCACGATGACCCCCGACCTGCTCAAGAAGCTCGACGGCCTCGGCAAGGACCTGACCCAGTTCTCGCTCGAGACGGTCCAGATGTTCTTCAGGGACGCGGCCACCGCCGGCTACAAGCTGTAG
- a CDS encoding NAD-dependent epimerase/dehydratase family protein codes for MKRACITGGAGFIGSNLADALVAAGVEVVCVDNLRTGRRSFLDGLVGRESFRFVEGDVLDRALMEEAIAGCDWVFHLQANADVRHGLEHPTLDLEQNTMATSVVLEAMRAVGTRQIAFSSTGSVYGEPEVFPTPEDAPFPLQTSLYGASKLACEGLISAYATGYDFTGVIFRFVSILGERYTHGHVFDFYRALRRDPERILVLGDGKQEKSYLYVGDCVSAILTAAAAHEDSPGVACYNLGTDETIVVDDSLQLLLDHLDLHPKVEHSGGRRGWTGDSPLILLDTARIRSLGWAPKLSIKAALGRTLDWFDANPAEVLG; via the coding sequence GTGAAGCGTGCCTGCATCACGGGGGGCGCCGGCTTCATCGGCAGCAACCTCGCCGACGCGCTCGTCGCGGCGGGCGTCGAGGTCGTCTGCGTCGACAATCTGCGGACCGGGCGCCGCAGCTTCCTCGACGGCCTCGTCGGCCGCGAGTCCTTCCGCTTCGTGGAGGGCGACGTCCTCGACCGGGCACTCATGGAGGAGGCGATCGCCGGCTGCGACTGGGTCTTCCACCTGCAGGCCAACGCCGACGTCCGTCACGGCCTCGAGCACCCGACGCTCGACCTCGAGCAGAACACGATGGCGACCTCGGTCGTGCTCGAGGCGATGCGGGCGGTCGGGACGAGGCAGATCGCCTTCTCCTCGACCGGCTCGGTCTACGGCGAGCCGGAGGTCTTCCCCACCCCGGAGGACGCCCCCTTCCCGCTGCAGACCTCGCTCTACGGCGCCTCGAAGCTGGCATGCGAGGGACTGATCTCGGCCTACGCGACGGGTTACGACTTCACCGGGGTGATCTTCCGGTTCGTCTCGATCCTCGGCGAGCGCTACACCCACGGCCACGTCTTCGACTTCTACCGGGCGCTCCGGCGGGACCCCGAGCGGATCCTCGTCCTCGGCGACGGCAAGCAGGAGAAGTCCTACCTCTACGTGGGCGACTGCGTGAGCGCGATCCTCACCGCCGCCGCGGCACACGAGGACTCCCCCGGGGTGGCTTGCTACAACCTCGGGACCGACGAGACGATCGTCGTCGACGACTCGCTCCAGCTCCTCCTCGACCACCTCGACCTGCACCCGAAGGTCGAGCACAGCGGGGGGCGCCGCGGCTGGACCGGCGACAGCCCGCTGATCCTGCTCGACACGGCGAGGATCCGCTCGCTCGGGTGGGCCCCGAAGCTGAGCATCAAAGCGGCGCTCGGCCGGACGCTCGACTGGTTCGACGCCAACCCGGCGGAGGTCCTCGGTTGA
- a CDS encoding galactokinase codes for MSVIFSRAPLRIPLGGGGTDLPSYYEEHGGFLLAGAIDKYVYMLVHTVFQRRYRMKYSEIEEVDEIAEIRHPILRETLLRHWRGNPLEIASLADVPAGTGMGSSGAYTVCLLKALAHARCTSITAGALAEAACHIEIDVLGEPVGKQDQYVAAHGGICAYTFRPGGEVVVEPLELGTETLRGLREHLLLFYTGEARSASAVLQDQDSRSRSGDTEMIENLHRTKELGHESRKLLELGDLTAFAELMHEHWENKRKRSPGMANARIDSMYATARESGAIGGKLIGAGGGGFLLVYSPRPEQTRLAMATMDASELTFDFEYGGAYASEHA; via the coding sequence ATGAGCGTCATCTTCAGCCGCGCACCGCTCCGCATCCCCCTCGGCGGCGGCGGGACCGACCTCCCCTCGTACTACGAAGAGCACGGCGGCTTCCTGCTCGCGGGGGCGATCGACAAGTACGTCTACATGCTCGTGCACACCGTCTTCCAGCGCCGCTACCGGATGAAGTACTCCGAGATCGAAGAGGTCGACGAGATCGCGGAGATCCGCCATCCGATCCTGCGCGAGACGCTGCTCCGCCACTGGCGGGGGAACCCCCTCGAGATCGCCTCGCTCGCCGACGTCCCCGCCGGCACCGGGATGGGCTCCTCCGGCGCCTACACGGTGTGCCTGTTGAAGGCCCTCGCCCATGCCCGCTGCACCTCGATCACCGCCGGCGCGCTCGCCGAGGCGGCGTGCCACATCGAGATCGACGTGCTCGGCGAGCCGGTCGGCAAGCAGGACCAGTACGTCGCCGCGCACGGGGGCATTTGCGCCTACACCTTCCGCCCCGGCGGCGAGGTCGTGGTCGAACCCCTCGAGCTCGGGACCGAGACGCTCCGGGGCCTGCGCGAGCACCTCCTCCTCTTCTACACCGGCGAGGCGAGGTCGGCCTCAGCGGTGCTCCAGGACCAGGATTCCCGTTCGCGTTCGGGTGACACCGAGATGATCGAGAACCTCCACCGCACCAAGGAGCTCGGCCACGAGAGCCGCAAGCTGCTCGAGCTCGGCGACCTCACGGCCTTTGCTGAGCTGATGCACGAGCACTGGGAGAACAAGCGAAAGCGCTCCCCCGGGATGGCGAACGCGCGCATCGACAGCATGTACGCCACGGCACGGGAGAGCGGCGCGATCGGCGGCAAGCTGATCGGCGCCGGTGGTGGCGGTTTCCTCCTCGTCTACAGCCCCCGCCCAGAGCAGACCCGGCTCGCGATGGCGACGATGGACGCCTCAGAGCTCACCTTCGACTTCGAGTACGGCGGCGCCTACGCGAGCGAGCACGCGTGA
- a CDS encoding Gfo/Idh/MocA family oxidoreductase — MTNARRVGIVGCGLIGRKRAESLGDDQLVATYDIRHEAAEELAKEREALACRTLEELLELDLDIVVVAAIHNELPALTCAALESGAHVLVEKPAGIGTAGIDSIARTAEARQRRVKVGFNHRFHPGIARAIETARSGHYGRVLYLRGRYGHGGRLGYEKEWRADPALSGGGEIVDQGMHLLDLSHWLHGPLPVAASLLRTQFWDAPIDDNAVLVLGEAGGVGDKSPFSLLHVSWTEWKNTFSLEIACERAKLAVDGLVRSYGPQVLRIYEMRPELGPPDVEEVRYPDRDLSWAREWEHFTRAIEDGTPLLGDLESARYAWACIEAAQRA, encoded by the coding sequence GTGACCAACGCCCGCCGCGTCGGAATCGTGGGTTGCGGGCTCATCGGCCGAAAGCGCGCCGAGTCGCTCGGAGACGACCAGCTCGTCGCGACCTACGACATCCGCCACGAGGCGGCCGAGGAGCTCGCGAAGGAGCGTGAGGCACTGGCCTGCCGCACGCTCGAGGAGCTGCTCGAGCTCGACCTCGACATCGTCGTCGTCGCGGCGATCCACAACGAGCTCCCGGCACTCACCTGCGCCGCGCTCGAGAGCGGTGCCCACGTGCTCGTCGAGAAGCCGGCGGGCATCGGCACCGCGGGGATCGACTCGATCGCCCGCACCGCCGAGGCACGGCAGCGCCGGGTGAAGGTGGGCTTCAACCACCGCTTCCACCCGGGCATCGCCCGCGCCATCGAGACCGCCCGCTCCGGGCACTACGGCCGCGTGCTCTACCTGCGGGGCCGCTACGGCCACGGTGGGCGGCTTGGCTACGAGAAGGAGTGGCGTGCCGATCCGGCGCTCTCCGGGGGCGGGGAGATCGTCGACCAGGGCATGCACTTGCTCGACCTCAGCCACTGGCTGCACGGTCCCCTCCCCGTCGCCGCCTCGCTCCTGCGGACCCAATTCTGGGACGCGCCGATTGACGACAACGCGGTCCTCGTGCTCGGTGAGGCGGGCGGGGTGGGTGACAAGTCGCCCTTCTCGCTCCTGCACGTGAGCTGGACCGAGTGGAAGAACACCTTCTCGTTGGAGATCGCCTGCGAACGGGCCAAGCTCGCAGTCGACGGCCTCGTCCGTTCCTACGGCCCGCAGGTGCTCCGGATCTACGAGATGCGCCCAGAGCTCGGTCCCCCCGACGTCGAAGAGGTCCGGTACCCGGACCGCGATCTCTCCTGGGCACGGGAGTGGGAGCACTTCACCCGAGCCATCGAGGACGGCACGCCGCTCCTCGGCGACCTCGAGTCTGCCCGCTATGCCTGGGCATGCATCGAGGCGGCCCAGCGCGCCTGA
- a CDS encoding NTP transferase domain-containing protein, with protein sequence MGQQAADEPALPAVCVLAGGLGTRLGGLTTRQPKPLLEVAGKPFLRHQLALLSEHGFTRVVLCVGYLGEQIEAAIGTSCEGLAVQYSYDAPGLDGTLGAVRRAAPLLGERFLILYGDTYLLIDYQAVTRDWIASGEPALMTVLHNHGELERSNAEYAAGRVVAYDKFAPTPEMEWIDYGLGGLTTGVLDLVPEDERDLASLYHALAAAGRLHGYPAERRFFEIGTPGTLRETEQFLLHRSGAPDGPGPADARPGGSRR encoded by the coding sequence TTGGGCCAGCAAGCCGCCGACGAACCCGCGCTTCCCGCCGTCTGCGTGCTGGCGGGGGGGCTCGGCACTCGCCTCGGCGGGCTGACCACCCGCCAGCCCAAGCCGCTCCTCGAAGTCGCCGGCAAGCCCTTCCTCCGCCATCAGCTGGCGCTGCTTTCCGAGCACGGTTTCACCCGAGTGGTCCTCTGCGTCGGCTACCTCGGCGAGCAGATCGAGGCGGCGATCGGCACGAGCTGTGAGGGGCTCGCGGTCCAGTACAGCTATGACGCCCCCGGCCTCGACGGCACGCTCGGAGCAGTGCGTCGCGCCGCGCCGCTGCTCGGCGAGCGCTTCCTCATCCTCTACGGCGACACCTACCTGCTGATCGACTACCAGGCGGTCACGCGGGACTGGATCGCGAGCGGCGAGCCGGCCCTCATGACGGTGCTTCACAATCACGGCGAATTGGAGCGCTCCAACGCCGAGTACGCCGCGGGGAGGGTCGTCGCCTACGACAAGTTCGCGCCGACGCCGGAGATGGAGTGGATCGACTACGGCCTCGGCGGCCTCACCACCGGTGTGCTCGATCTCGTCCCCGAGGACGAGCGCGATCTCGCCAGCCTGTACCACGCGCTCGCCGCGGCAGGTCGCCTGCACGGCTACCCCGCCGAGCGGCGCTTCTTCGAGATCGGGACTCCCGGCACCCTGCGGGAGACCGAGCAGTTCCTGCTACACAGGAGCGGCGCGCCAGACGGCCCCGGCCCGGCGGACGCCCGGCCGGGCGGGAGCAGACGGTGA
- a CDS encoding NAD-dependent epimerase/dehydratase family protein, giving the protein MVEPSSSGAELGGLPAALPLPRLALILGGTGFIGRAIARRFLAVGVPVRIVARSGREDAIEAGTEVEFVQGDAADPLLMQEALRGVDRVVYAVGQSLPRESNLKPIEDVFSALPPLLSVLEALRGVPGTGFTFLSSGGTV; this is encoded by the coding sequence GTGGTCGAGCCGTCCTCAAGCGGCGCTGAGCTGGGCGGCTTGCCCGCTGCGCTCCCTCTCCCGAGACTCGCGCTCATCCTGGGCGGGACCGGCTTCATCGGCCGCGCGATTGCACGCCGCTTCCTGGCCGTCGGCGTCCCGGTACGGATCGTCGCCCGAAGCGGTCGCGAGGACGCGATAGAGGCGGGGACCGAGGTTGAGTTCGTCCAGGGCGACGCCGCGGATCCACTGCTCATGCAGGAGGCCCTGCGTGGCGTCGATCGGGTGGTCTATGCGGTCGGCCAATCCTTGCCCAGAGAGTCGAACCTGAAACCGATCGAGGACGTGTTCTCGGCCCTCCCGCCGCTGTTGTCGGTCCTTGAAGCCCTGCGAGGAGTTCCGGGCACGGGGTTCACTTTCTTGTCTTCCGGCGGGACCGTGTA